TGGTGCCGGCGCTGAATGGAGCATTCGCGTTCGAACAGATAAACGATATGACCATGCGCATCCGCCAACACCTGAATTTCGATGTGACGCGGAGAGGTAACGAATTTTTCAATAAAAACGGATCCGTCGCCAAATGCACTTTGCGCTTCACTTACCGCACGTTTCATTTGCTCTTCGAAATCTTCTTCGCGTTCCACTAAACGCATTCCTTTTCCTCCTCCACCGGCTGATGCTTTTACTAAAACCGGGAATCCGATTTTTTTACACATTTCTTTCGCTGCGGCAACATCCGTTACTGCACCTTCGGTTCCGGGTACCATTGGAATATTGTATTTTTTAGCAGCTTCCTTCGCGGCAAGTTTGGATCCCATCATATCCATAGCCTCGGGGGTGGGACCAATAAACGTAATCCCTGCCTTTTTCACTTTACGTGCAAACTCCGCATTCTCCGATAAAAATCCATAACCCGGATGTATTCCATCCACTCCCAATTTAAGCGCTTCCTCAATGATTTTATCTCCCAGCAAATAACTCTGATTACTAGGCGGGGGTCCCAACAACACGGCTTCATCGGCAAAGCGGACAAAAGGCGCATTTCTATCGGCTTCGGAATAAACGGCAACCGTAGCAATTCCCATTTCACGGCAAGTGCGCATTACACGAATTGCAATCTCTCCTCTATTGGCAATCAGAATCTTTTTCATAGTAAAGAATAAGGCCGAAAATAAGGAAAAAGTCACCCGGTGATAAGAAAAACATGGGAATTATTCCAACAAAATGAATGCCAATGCAACAATGCCGAGAATAGCAATTGATTATCTTTAAGCCGAGAATCGCATTCGCATGAACTATTTATTTAAAAACATTCGTCAACTGGTCCAGGTTCGCGAAAATCACCCCGCATTTATTGCCGGTGAGGATATGAAAGTGCTGCCTGTAATTGAAAAAGCCTGGCTGGCTGTTGAAGATGGAAAAATTGCTGCATACGGCGAGATGAAAGACTGGCCCGGAATAAGCGATTGGAGAAATCTGGAAGTGATCGACGCCGATGGGAAATGCATCCTCCCCTGCTATGCCGATTCGCACACGCACATTGTGTATGCCGGTTCGCGCGAGCAGGAGTTTGTGGATCGCATTAACGGATTGAGCTATGAAGAAATTGCAGCGCGCGGTGGCGGAATTTTGAACTCAGCTGCTCGTTTAGAAAAAGCTTCGGAGCATGAATTGTTCGATGCAGCGATGGAGCGTTTAAATTTAATTATGCACAGTGGTACCGGAGCGGTTGAAATAAAAAGCGGATACGGTTTATCGCTGGATGCAGAATTAAAAATGTTGCGGGTTATCCGGCAACTCAAGGAAAAATCGCCGCTCACCATTAAAGCAACCTTTTTAGGTGCACACGCTTTCCCTGCATTGTATAAAGAAAACAAACAAGCGTATATCGATCTTATCATTCGTGAAATGATTCCCGCCGTAGCTGCGGAGGGACTCGCCGATTTTATTGATGTGTTTTGCGAAAGAAATTATTTTGATCCGCAACAAAGCACTGCTATTCTTGAGGCTGGTAAAAAATTGGGTTTAACACCGAAAGTTCATGCCAATCAGATGAGTCGGTCCGGCGGTGTACAAGTTGGCGTTGAAACGGGAGCGATAAGTGTGGACCATTTGGAATATGTAGAAGATGAAGAAATCGCCTACCTGCGTAAAAGTAAAACCATGCCTACCCTATTACCGGGAGCTCAATGGTTTTTAAGTCTCCCCCATCCACCGGCAAGAAAAATGATTGATAACGGTCTTCCCATTGCCATCGCCTCCGATTTTAATCCCGGTAGTTCACCGAGTGGAAATATGAATCTGATGCTCTCCATGGCTTGTGTAATGTACAATATGAATCCGGAAGAAGTAGTCAATGCATCCACGCTTAACACGGCTTATGCGATGCAGGCTGAGCATGAAATCGGTAGTATTACGCTGGGGAAAAAAGCAAATCTCATTCTCACCCGCGAAATTCCGGGATATAGTTATATCCCCTATTCCTTCGGAATGGATCTGATTGAAAAAGTAATGATCGAAGGTCGCTGGATCAGGCAGTAAACAGAATATGATAATGTAAATCGGTCGGATCGATCGACTGCGCCACTTCTG
The genomic region above belongs to Flavobacteriales bacterium and contains:
- the hutI gene encoding imidazolonepropionase — its product is MNYLFKNIRQLVQVRENHPAFIAGEDMKVLPVIEKAWLAVEDGKIAAYGEMKDWPGISDWRNLEVIDADGKCILPCYADSHTHIVYAGSREQEFVDRINGLSYEEIAARGGGILNSAARLEKASEHELFDAAMERLNLIMHSGTGAVEIKSGYGLSLDAELKMLRVIRQLKEKSPLTIKATFLGAHAFPALYKENKQAYIDLIIREMIPAVAAEGLADFIDVFCERNYFDPQQSTAILEAGKKLGLTPKVHANQMSRSGGVQVGVETGAISVDHLEYVEDEEIAYLRKSKTMPTLLPGAQWFLSLPHPPARKMIDNGLPIAIASDFNPGSSPSGNMNLMLSMACVMYNMNPEEVVNASTLNTAYAMQAEHEIGSITLGKKANLILTREIPGYSYIPYSFGMDLIEKVMIEGRWIRQ